TGTAGCCGTGCAACAGGTATACCACCGGCAAAGCCGCGTCTCCGGCAGCTTCCGGCGTTATCACCACCGTCGGGATGTTCTTCTTCATTGCGGCGCTCCAGACTTGTACGGTATCCACCTTCGCCGCGAAAGCGGGACTAACGGCCAGCAGCAATACTGCCGTCAGGGACAAAAACATTGACTTCATAAAAGGTATTTGCGGCCATCAAGATACACAGCAAACCGGTTTTTTCAAACCCGTTACAAATGTGCCGCACCGGCGGCCGCCATAGTGAGCAAAACGGGGAAGGAGCCGTCCATCCCTTTGCGGATGGCACGGAGCGAAAGGGATATTTTCTTTTCCACGGTTTTGATGGAGATACCCAGTTTTTCAGCGATCTGGCGATAGGTAAGCCCTTCTTCCCGGCTCATGTGCAGGATCCGGCGCTGGTCTTCGGGCAGGCGGTCGAGCACGTTGCGGATGATCCGCTCCATTTCGTTATAAAGCAGCGGTTCGTGATCGATCATGTCCTGGGTGATGGAGGCGAGCCGGTCGTAGAATGCGGCGTCGGACTGCAGCCGGTGCAAAGCTTTCAGTTCCTGGAATCGGACGGCCTGGTAAAGGTAGGCCTGAAGTTTTTCAATACGGGCGTCGGCACGACGGTTCCAAAGGGAGATGAAAACTTCCTGCACTACGTCCTGTGCCAGCTGGCCGTCGCTCAGCATGGCGCTTGCCCGCTGGTAGAGCCCCTTCCAGTAGCGTTGGTAGATTACGGTAAATGCATCCTGATCGTCCCCCTGCAGCAATTCATATAACTGCTCATCCGTATATGTCGAATATGCCGGCATTAAACTATAAAAGTACGGGTTTTTCGGCCAAATAAGTAACCCGGATACACAACCGTATGGCTCCCGGACTGCATTCCCGGCGCTTTTCGGGGATAAGCGGCCCGGGCACAATGACTAACAGATTGTCCGAAATCCAACTATTTTCAGCGACTGGAATTCGTAGACGGGCGCGAACGGGAAGGGCCCCGGAGAAGTCCGGGGCCCTGTAATCGCATATAATTATCAACCGTTATGTTTATATTTTATTGAATTCATCCACCAGTTCCTGTGCAAGTTTTTGGATTTTGGATGTTTCAGCGTCGGCCAGTAAACGCGCTTTCTGCGCGGCTTTCAGGCCTTCTTCCTTATTCTTCAGAGAGAGGCAGATCCAGCCGAAGGTGCTTTGCACGCTGTACTCTTCCGGAGCGATTTCCACGGCTTTCTTCGCCAGTTTGTATGCCTGCGGCAGGAAGGGTTTCATTTTCTCGTCGATTTCCTTCTTTCCGCTGATGCGCCGGGCCAGAAAGCTCAGTTTTTCCGCGTCGTTCTTAAATACCCCTTTCATCGCCTTATCGGTGAGCGCGACATATTGCTTTGCGCGGCCCTCCCGGAGCAGGAACTCTGCTTCCAGCATCACGGCCTGCTGTTGGTGGTCTTTGGATGACGATTTCGAGAAATGTTTCAGTCCTTCGTAAAACTCGGCTTCGCGGCCCGCGTAGATATGTTGGTACAAGGTGCTGGATAGCAGGCGATCGGTCAGCGCGCTTTGTTCTTCCGCTGGTGCGAAGTGTTTGAAGTCGTTTTGATGCGCCAGGTAAAATTTCCCCAGCTTATCGTTACTGCTGCGCGCCAGGTTTTTAATCACCTTCCAGCCCAGGGGCGTGCCCAGAGTGCTGTCGGTCATTTTGCTTGTAATCTCTCCCGCTACTTTCTCGGCGGTTTGCCGGTCGGAGCGGTTGAGGGCGAGGTAGTAATTCAGGAGGAAAGGGACGTCGCGCTGACCGTCTGCATACCGTTTAGCGAGGGCGGCGGTATTGCGTTGGGGATCGGCGGCCATGCGCCCTTCTTCCAGGAACTCTTCGGCCGACATGCGGGAGCCGCTGCGGTGGATCACTTCTCCTTTACCGTTAATGAACAGGTATGTAGGGTAAGATTGCACATTGTACTTTTTACGCAGTTCAGGTCCTTCGCCTTTTTCCATATCGATTTTCGTGTTCACGAACTGGCCGTTGTAGAAGTCCGCCACATCTTTCAGCACAAACACGTTTTTGTCCATCCATTTGCAAGGTGCGCACCAGGAGGTGTAGCAATCGAGGAACACGAGTTTATTTTCTTTTGCGGCCTGCGCGAGCGTTTCGTTCCAGGAGGCGGTGCCGAACTGGATGCCGTCCTGGGATTTGGCGGTGAAAGCAGCGAAGAGGGCGCAAATCAGTAAGAATGGTTTCATGATGATGTTTTAAAAAGGGCGCCGGCCTTACCGGCGCCACTGGGTTGTATGGGTTTGTCATTCGTGGTAAAGAATGGCTGGCTTTATCTTTCGTATTGCGGGATGCCAGGATTCATGGACAGTACACGCGGCGGAACGGGGAGGATGTACCGGTTGTCGTTCGGCGCAAGTGTCCAGGTTTCCGATTCGTGCTTATGCGTTACGGTTTTGGCGAAACGAGGATCCCTGTTGAGGCGTTTCAGATCAATCAGTCTGCTGGCACCGATGAAGCGCAATTCGCGTCTGCGCTCATCGAGTACGATACGCAGTGCATCGTCTTTTGTAGCGGCGGAAACGGGCTGGTTGCCTTTAATGCGCATATTACGAAGGGTATTGAGATGCGCGAGCGCCTTGTTTTTATCGCCTATGCGGGCCTCGCACTCCGCGGCGATGAGAATCACTTCCGGCGAACTAAGGCCGGTATTGAATTCTATGTACGGCGCCCACAATTCCCTGCCGGGAAACTTCACAGATGAACCAGACCCGAATTTCGAACTGCCATGACAGAAAAACAACTGGAAGCGCATGTCTGTTGCTCCGGGAGCAAGATCAGTCGCATAGGTAGCGATCAGGTCGTCCGGTGCGTATACTTCTCCATGAATAGTACCATTACTGGAGCTGCCCAGGCGAACCCAAACGCTTTCGGGATTGAGGTCTGCATTGGGGAACCCAGTACTGTCAGCCGGAAGGCAAACCCTGCCAAAAGTCGTTCCTTCAATATTGACATAGTTTTTATAATCGATCAAAGTCGCATTTCTTTTCAGGGCTTCGTTTGCATTCAGGAGTGCCTTTTCATAGTCACCCATATAGAGGTACATGCGGCTGAGAAATGCAAAACCTACGCTTTTAAGGGGATGGAAATTATTGGGCACCTTCTCTGCCAGGTCGGGTGTGGCCATATCCAGGTCCTTCTTTATCTGATCGTAAACGGCGGCGACACTTACCCTTTCGTAAGGAACATTGATGTCTTCCGACAATACCATCGGTACACCATAATCCGTGGCAGCGGTAGCCGGATCATAATGCTTAGCGTACAGATTTACGAGCAACAAATATTCAAATGCCCTGCCGACAAGCGCTTCAGCGCGCACCCGGCGCTTCTCCTTATCAGTTGCGTCTGTCACGTCCATGATATTGTTGATCACCGTGTTATAGACATAAATGTGTTGATAGGAGGGTTCCCATTGCGAATCCTGCGCTCCCATATCCATAATCTGACCGCCGTCGAAGCGGTACAGCCGTTGCTTGAATGCCGGGTAACGGTTGAATCCTGCCGATTTGCTCACGTCATTGGTAAGCCCGGCCTGCACATCGTCTGTCAGATAATTCGGGTACGCGGAAACTGCGCGGGAAAGTGAAAGGTTATTCAGCAATTTCTCATAGTCACCGAATTTCTCCGGAATGGTAAATCCTTTCGGTGTGATATCCAGGAATTTGTTGCAGGAGGCTAATACTAACACCGCCCCGGTAAATATGGATAATATAATTCGTTTCGTCATTGTTACCAGCGTTTAAAGGTTAAGGTTAATTCCGAGCGTATAGCTAGGCGGTACGAGAATCCCTCTTGAAGCGCTTCCAAGCCCGCTTCCCGACCACACTTCAGGATCAAGTTTCTGGGAATTGGCGGACCATCTCCAAATATTCTGCATCTGGAAACTAATACGTAACGCCTTCATACTCGCTTTTTGCAGCAGCGCCGAAGGGAGGTTGTAGCTCAGCGTGACGTCGCGCAGTTTGATGTAGCTGGCGCTGGAAATATGTTTATCAGCGGCTTCGTATACCATCGTGAGGTTGGAAGACGGTTGTGAAATAAATGCAGGCGCCAAATCAGGGTTGGCCTCATCGCCCGGTTGCTTCCAATAATTCATCGCAAGGCGATCCATGTTCGTCGTGTAGTTCAGTTCCGGAAGTTTGGTGAGGAACGGCGCGACAACATCGCGCATCTTGTGTCCACCATAATACATGAACATCGCAAACAACTCGAAGTTTTTGAAACGGATATTATTTTGAAGTGAAGCGGAATAGGGCGGAACCGTCGTACCGGAATATACCAAATCGTCTACCTTCAACTGCGTGGCGTCCGCTACAATTTTCCCGTCTTTAGTAAAAGCTTGCGGGCGCCCTTTGTCATCCAAACCGGCATACCTGATGCTGTACAACGATTGCATGGGAATACCCAGTCTGTTCTGAGCCGAAACTAAATGGCTGCTAACATCGTTGGCGGAGATATAGAGATTCGTCAGTTCATTTTTGTTATAGTTGAAATTGAACGTGCTCGACCAACGGAAGTCTTTTGTCCGGATATTTACGCTGGTCAGTGAAACATCCACCCCTCTATTGTACATCTCACCATAATTCACGAGAATGGTAGACCAGCCGATGGTGGGGTCAGATTGCAGATTCCCCAGCAGATCGTTTGACTTCTTATTATAGAAATCCATAGAACCGGTAAGCCGGCCATTGAGTACGTTAAAGTCAATCCCGAAGTTCACCACATTGGTTTTTTCCCAGCGGAGGCCGGAATTCGGGGGAGATGATACGGAGGACTGTAGCTCGTTCGTATAATAATGCGGATTGGTTTCGTCGCGCGTAATCATGTAAGGTCCGGCATCCTTGGCAATATTACCGTTCACACCATATGTTCCCCGAACGGCAAGGCGGTTTAGCCACGGCAGGTCATTCTCACTAACTACATACAAAAGGCCCGCCGACCAAAGCGGCCGATATTGGTATTTGGGATCTGTGCCAAAAAGGTTGCTCTGATCCATGCGGATGGAACCAGAGGCAGTCCATCTTCTTTTATAGGTGTAGGAGCCGTTGCCATAAAAAGAAACAAACCTGTTTTCCACTTCGGAAAATCCACGCTCTTTCCTGGTATAGGTGAAATTGTTAAAGACGGATTGTGTCTTCTGTAAAGGCCTGCCCAGTTTTGATTCATCGATAGGTTTATAAACCAGGGAGAATTCATCATAGCCATACTTGTAAATGTCCGTTCCGGTAGCCAGGACGCGGCGGCGCTCCGTACCTGCGATAAAAGAGACTTCATGGTCGCGGCTGAAAATCTTGTTGAAATTCAACTGAGCGCGGAGGGTATAGGAATTGAGGGCCGTACGTTCTTCGCTGAATTGCCCACCGTTGGGGATCCACATGGTATCAATACCGCCGGTGCTGGTGGTGGCATCATTCACCATTGTTTTCACATAATTGGATCCAGGGCGGTACAACTGGCTGCTCAGCCCTTCGGTCCGCTCGCTCTGGTAACGCACATCGAGCGAAAGCCCCTGCATCAGGCGGATGTTTCCACCCACATTAAGATTCAGGTAGTTGGATTTGTTGATGTAGTGCTGTTGGCTCACTTCATTCAACGGGAACATTGTTTCATCCAGCGAACCGCGTGCTATAAGCCGGTCGATTTCGAACTGGGATTTCTGGCCATACCATTGTGCAGGCGTACCATCCGCATTGCGAATCATGTAATAGCTGGCACGGCCGCCATTCAGGTTGCTGTATCCGTTGAACCCGTTGTCATAGTCCGCACGGGTATGGCTTCCCAATACGCCCACATCCAACCGCAGCCATTTGTTCAGATTGAACATGTTCTTGAGATTATAACCGAATCGGTCGTTCGATTGAATCTTCTCGTAAGGATTATTCCTTAAATAGTTTACAGAAAGGTTATAGCGGTGCTTTTCGGTACCGCCGGAAAGTGAAAGATTATGTTGTTGAACAAGGGCCATGTTACGCAGGAACTCATCCTTCACCTGGTCGTACCGGTCGAGGTGGCGATATGTATCCAACTCCTTTTCCAACTCGGCATCGGTAAGTTTACCTGCCTTATGGGCATACATCAGCCGGTATACATCATTGATGAATTTCCGCTGGTCGAGACCAGCAGGATCATTTGACCAATATTGAAAAACATCCCGCTGAAAATTCACCAACTCAGCGCTGGACATCCGGTTCATGTAGCTCCTGTCCGGCAACGGCGTTACTCTGAACGAGTTAGTATAATTTACCGACAGCGGGCCGGGTTTACCATTTTTTGTAACGATAACGATAACACCATTTGCCGCCCGAGCTCCGTAAATTGATGCGGCGGATGCATCTTTCAACATCGTCACAGAAGATACATCGTTCGGATTGATTACATTGATATTTCCCTCAAACGGCATTCCGTCAACTACATACAAGGGCGCTTTCTCGGCGCGGATAGTAGATACCCCACGGATCTGCGCATTTCCCTTGTAGTAGGTGAAACCCGCCGCCAAACCTTCCAGCCTTTCTGTCAGGTTGGTCTGCATTTTGTTCTCCAGGTCTTTGGCGCCGATATTTGAAAACGATCCTGCCGCACGTTCTTTCGACAATGTCGCGTAGCCAGTGCTCACGATGGAAACACCCTGCAGGCGCGAAGGCAGCTGTTCCAGTTTGATGTTGAGCGTCGTCTCCGGCCCTACCTTCACTTCCTTCTCGCTAAACCCTACATACCGGATCACCAGCACATCTCCCGCGTCAGCGGAAATCACGAACTTACCAACGGCGTCAGACACCGCGGTGCGTTTAGTGCCCTTGATCTGGATGGAAGCCCCCGGCAGCGGAGTGCCTTCGTTATCTGTAACTGTCCCCCCGATTTCCAGCACCACGGGCTTCAAAGCTTCCATGGTGGCGGGAGGAGCATAGGCAACCGGCTTCCGCTTCACGATTACCACTTTTTCTACAATCGAATAGGTAAGCGGCTGGTCACGGAAAGCAGCGCGCAGCGCAGTGGGCATATCCGCCCCGTTCAGTTCAAGATTCACTGCCTCCAGCTGGTGGACGTCCTCCCGCGAATACAGGAAGGAATACCCCGTTTGCTTTTCCAGCATATTGAAAAGCCTGCCGAGCGATACTTTCTTTACGGAAAGAGAGACAGACTGGCCGTAAGTTCCGGCGCTGACCGTAATACACGCCGTCAGCATAAACACAGCGGTTAGTTTCATAATCTTCCACATTTTGCTCCCGGGTAGCATCAGACGGGAGGTGGTACAATCTGGAGGGTACGGATTACCCTGCCGGTGTTGGCACCTGGCTTTTAAAATCATACATTTGATTTTGGGTGATAAATAAATTTTCTCTCAACGGAACATTTGTTGCGCCCTGGCAACCGGAGCTGGTACCTCCTGTTGCCGGATCCCGGCCGCAAAGCCGGGATTTTTTTGGCTATAACGGTCTCATGTTTCTTACGGTTTTACGATAATCTTATTCCCTTCGATCATAAATTTCACACGCCCGGTCATTTCCAACATTTCCAACAAGCGCGATACCGGCAAGTTGCGGGGCAGCGTGCCCACAAAATGATGCGTCACCTCTCCTTCATACACCACTTCGGCCCCATACCAACGTTCCACCTGGCGCATCACTTCGGTGATGGGCGCTTCGTGGAAGCTGAACTTCCCGTCTTTCCAGGCGGTAACGGCACCCATATCTACTCCCGACGCCACCCTGATTTGCCCGTCGGGCATGAGGCTGGATTGATCGCCGGGCGCCAGGATACGGCTCTGCCCGTCTTTCCCCACACGTACCGCTCCTTCCAGGAGAGTCGTACGAATGGAGGGCTCGTTGTCGTATGCGTTTATGTTGAAATGCGTTCCCAGAACATCCACCGTCATGCCTTTGGCGATGACGCGGAAAGGACGCGCGGCGTCTTTGCTGACTTCGAGATATGCTTCCCCTTTCAGCTCCACCATTCGCTCCAGACCGGTAAAAACGGTCGGAAAGCGCAAGGAAGAGCCCGCATTGAGCCATACCTTGCTGCCGTCGGGCAGGGTGAGGCGGAACTGGCCGCCTGCAGGCGTGGAAAGGGTATTGTAGACCGGCTTTTCAGTTGCGCCGAACGACTGGTATTCCAGCACGCCGGCAGCAGTCTGGAGCACGGCGGCACCGCCCTGGCGGGCGATGGTTTCGTGGCTTTCGTTACCCAGGGCGATGACGGAACCGTCGGCCAGGGTGAGCGTGGCCTTGTCCACACCGGGATCGAGATCGTTTTTGAAACGTTCCTCCCGGGCGAGGTGCCCGGCAGGCACGGCGGAAGGCCGTAGCAGGAAGAAAGCGGCTCCCGCGGCCAGCACCACAGCGGCCGCCGCGGCATACCACCAGTATAACCGGCGGGGAGCGGATTTTTGATGAATGGAACGCATGATACGGGCATACATCAGCATCTCCAGGCTGCTTGCCTCCTCAGGCGACAATTCCTCACGGGGCTGCTGTTCCAGGCGTTCGCAATACGCGTCCACCAGGCGCTTTTCCGCATCAGATGCCGAACCATCCCGGTAGCGGTCTGCCAGTAAAATAAATGTATGCTTGTCCATAACCTTGTACTTATATGTACTGGAATCGGACCTCCCCCTACACCTCCGGCCCTATTTTTTTCGTGTAACTTTAAAATTCAATCCTATCGCCATGACAGTCACCCCGCTTATCGCCAGCCACTACGTCCTGGAACGCTTCCAGGCTAAGGGCGGATGGACTTACGCCTACATCCCCGAAATCGCCCCTGATTCCGGCGTGGCCTTCGGATGGATCCGGGTAACGGGCACCATCGACGGAATAGACCTCGGCCTGACCCGCCTGATGCCCATGGGCCAGGGACGCCTTTTCCTTCCCATAAAAGCCGCATTGCGTAAAAAACTCTGTAAAAAAGAGGGTGACCGCGTGTATATCGTTCTATTCCGCGATACCACCGCCGTGAGCATCCCGGAAACCTTGCAGGCGTGCCTTGACGATGAGCCCGCGGCGCTCGAAGCCTTTCTCGCACTGCCGGAAAGCCGGCAAAAAACGATTATAACGGCCGTCAACGCCGCTA
Above is a genomic segment from Chitinophaga pollutisoli containing:
- a CDS encoding RNA polymerase sigma-70 factor, translating into MPAYSTYTDEQLYELLQGDDQDAFTVIYQRYWKGLYQRASAMLSDGQLAQDVVQEVFISLWNRRADARIEKLQAYLYQAVRFQELKALHRLQSDAAFYDRLASITQDMIDHEPLLYNEMERIIRNVLDRLPEDQRRILHMSREEGLTYRQIAEKLGISIKTVEKKISLSLRAIRKGMDGSFPVLLTMAAAGAAHL
- a CDS encoding thioredoxin family protein, which encodes MKPFLLICALFAAFTAKSQDGIQFGTASWNETLAQAAKENKLVFLDCYTSWCAPCKWMDKNVFVLKDVADFYNGQFVNTKIDMEKGEGPELRKKYNVQSYPTYLFINGKGEVIHRSGSRMSAEEFLEEGRMAADPQRNTAALAKRYADGQRDVPFLLNYYLALNRSDRQTAEKVAGEITSKMTDSTLGTPLGWKVIKNLARSSNDKLGKFYLAHQNDFKHFAPAEEQSALTDRLLSSTLYQHIYAGREAEFYEGLKHFSKSSSKDHQQQAVMLEAEFLLREGRAKQYVALTDKAMKGVFKNDAEKLSFLARRISGKKEIDEKMKPFLPQAYKLAKKAVEIAPEEYSVQSTFGWICLSLKNKEEGLKAAQKARLLADAETSKIQKLAQELVDEFNKI
- a CDS encoding RagB/SusD family nutrient uptake outer membrane protein, coding for MTKRIILSIFTGAVLVLASCNKFLDITPKGFTIPEKFGDYEKLLNNLSLSRAVSAYPNYLTDDVQAGLTNDVSKSAGFNRYPAFKQRLYRFDGGQIMDMGAQDSQWEPSYQHIYVYNTVINNIMDVTDATDKEKRRVRAEALVGRAFEYLLLVNLYAKHYDPATAATDYGVPMVLSEDINVPYERVSVAAVYDQIKKDLDMATPDLAEKVPNNFHPLKSVGFAFLSRMYLYMGDYEKALLNANEALKRNATLIDYKNYVNIEGTTFGRVCLPADSTGFPNADLNPESVWVRLGSSSNGTIHGEVYAPDDLIATYATDLAPGATDMRFQLFFCHGSSKFGSGSSVKFPGRELWAPYIEFNTGLSSPEVILIAAECEARIGDKNKALAHLNTLRNMRIKGNQPVSAATKDDALRIVLDERRRELRFIGASRLIDLKRLNRDPRFAKTVTHKHESETWTLAPNDNRYILPVPPRVLSMNPGIPQYER
- a CDS encoding SusC/RagA family TonB-linked outer membrane protein, translating into MKLTAVFMLTACITVSAGTYGQSVSLSVKKVSLGRLFNMLEKQTGYSFLYSREDVHQLEAVNLELNGADMPTALRAAFRDQPLTYSIVEKVVIVKRKPVAYAPPATMEALKPVVLEIGGTVTDNEGTPLPGASIQIKGTKRTAVSDAVGKFVISADAGDVLVIRYVGFSEKEVKVGPETTLNIKLEQLPSRLQGVSIVSTGYATLSKERAAGSFSNIGAKDLENKMQTNLTERLEGLAAGFTYYKGNAQIRGVSTIRAEKAPLYVVDGMPFEGNINVINPNDVSSVTMLKDASAASIYGARAANGVIVIVTKNGKPGPLSVNYTNSFRVTPLPDRSYMNRMSSAELVNFQRDVFQYWSNDPAGLDQRKFINDVYRLMYAHKAGKLTDAELEKELDTYRHLDRYDQVKDEFLRNMALVQQHNLSLSGGTEKHRYNLSVNYLRNNPYEKIQSNDRFGYNLKNMFNLNKWLRLDVGVLGSHTRADYDNGFNGYSNLNGGRASYYMIRNADGTPAQWYGQKSQFEIDRLIARGSLDETMFPLNEVSQQHYINKSNYLNLNVGGNIRLMQGLSLDVRYQSERTEGLSSQLYRPGSNYVKTMVNDATTSTGGIDTMWIPNGGQFSEERTALNSYTLRAQLNFNKIFSRDHEVSFIAGTERRRVLATGTDIYKYGYDEFSLVYKPIDESKLGRPLQKTQSVFNNFTYTRKERGFSEVENRFVSFYGNGSYTYKRRWTASGSIRMDQSNLFGTDPKYQYRPLWSAGLLYVVSENDLPWLNRLAVRGTYGVNGNIAKDAGPYMITRDETNPHYYTNELQSSVSSPPNSGLRWEKTNVVNFGIDFNVLNGRLTGSMDFYNKKSNDLLGNLQSDPTIGWSTILVNYGEMYNRGVDVSLTSVNIRTKDFRWSSTFNFNYNKNELTNLYISANDVSSHLVSAQNRLGIPMQSLYSIRYAGLDDKGRPQAFTKDGKIVADATQLKVDDLVYSGTTVPPYSASLQNNIRFKNFELFAMFMYYGGHKMRDVVAPFLTKLPELNYTTNMDRLAMNYWKQPGDEANPDLAPAFISQPSSNLTMVYEAADKHISSASYIKLRDVTLSYNLPSALLQKASMKALRISFQMQNIWRWSANSQKLDPEVWSGSGLGSASRGILVPPSYTLGINLNL
- a CDS encoding FecR domain-containing protein, which codes for MDKHTFILLADRYRDGSASDAEKRLVDAYCERLEQQPREELSPEEASSLEMLMYARIMRSIHQKSAPRRLYWWYAAAAAVVLAAGAAFFLLRPSAVPAGHLAREERFKNDLDPGVDKATLTLADGSVIALGNESHETIARQGGAAVLQTAAGVLEYQSFGATEKPVYNTLSTPAGGQFRLTLPDGSKVWLNAGSSLRFPTVFTGLERMVELKGEAYLEVSKDAARPFRVIAKGMTVDVLGTHFNINAYDNEPSIRTTLLEGAVRVGKDGQSRILAPGDQSSLMPDGQIRVASGVDMGAVTAWKDGKFSFHEAPITEVMRQVERWYGAEVVYEGEVTHHFVGTLPRNLPVSRLLEMLEMTGRVKFMIEGNKIIVKP
- a CDS encoding YdeI/OmpD-associated family protein, translating into MTVTPLIASHYVLERFQAKGGWTYAYIPEIAPDSGVAFGWIRVTGTIDGIDLGLTRLMPMGQGRLFLPIKAALRKKLCKKEGDRVYIVLFRDTTAVSIPETLQACLDDEPAALEAFLALPESRQKTIITAVNAATSPAHQTKKIVETLESLLKQQ